The following proteins are co-located in the Pontiella desulfatans genome:
- a CDS encoding class I SAM-dependent DNA methyltransferase, with product MANISSIVKNVRNIMRDEDRGISGDAQRLEQLGWMIFLKILDEKDLELECIREGYTSVIPEQFQWRSWAVDPEGLTGDELLLFIDHPSDGLFAKLKNLNAPHHPQRASLVREVFDGLNNYMKSGFAMRKVINQLNGFDFNNSEDRHIFGTIYESILIELRDAGNKGEYYTPRAITQLMTQMTNPTLGEKVLDPAAGTGGFLSAAIDYIRDSEVKTLDDEAVLQTSIAGWEYKPVAYVLGLTNLILHGLEVPDWHYRDSLKTEYNTIGPKQQVDVILANPPFGAGIAEGVETNFPASFRCRESADLFVILMLQLLKPGGRCAIVLPDGCITGDGYKARIREKLLTDCNLHTIIRLPQSTFHPATVSTNLLFFQKGTPTKEIWYWEHQLPEGQKSYSKTKPIQFEEFTPLIDWWDDREENENAWKVSVDDLKAGFDLDVKNPVIPDDEEILSKGEIIAALRKSQVKIDSILQGLEA from the coding sequence ATGGCTAATATTTCCTCCATTGTAAAAAATGTGCGCAATATCATGCGCGATGAAGACCGGGGTATTTCCGGCGACGCCCAGCGACTGGAACAGCTCGGCTGGATGATTTTCCTCAAAATCCTCGACGAAAAAGACCTGGAGCTTGAATGCATCCGCGAAGGATACACCTCTGTTATCCCTGAACAATTCCAGTGGCGTAGCTGGGCCGTTGATCCCGAGGGACTCACCGGCGACGAGCTGTTACTTTTCATCGACCACCCGTCCGACGGACTCTTCGCGAAGCTGAAGAATCTGAATGCGCCGCACCACCCGCAACGCGCCTCCCTTGTGCGCGAGGTATTTGACGGGCTCAACAACTATATGAAATCCGGCTTTGCCATGCGCAAAGTCATCAACCAGTTGAATGGCTTCGATTTCAATAATTCCGAAGACCGCCACATTTTCGGCACCATCTATGAATCCATCCTGATTGAACTGCGCGATGCCGGCAACAAAGGTGAGTATTACACGCCTCGCGCCATTACCCAGCTCATGACGCAGATGACGAATCCCACCCTCGGTGAAAAGGTGCTCGATCCCGCCGCAGGAACCGGAGGCTTCCTTTCTGCCGCCATTGATTACATTCGCGACAGCGAGGTCAAAACCCTCGACGACGAAGCCGTCCTGCAAACGTCCATCGCCGGGTGGGAATACAAACCCGTGGCGTACGTCCTCGGCCTGACCAACCTGATTCTCCATGGTTTGGAAGTCCCCGACTGGCACTACCGCGACAGCCTCAAGACCGAATACAACACCATCGGCCCCAAACAACAGGTCGACGTAATTCTCGCCAACCCACCTTTTGGAGCGGGCATTGCCGAAGGCGTTGAAACCAACTTTCCAGCCTCCTTCCGTTGCCGCGAATCCGCCGACCTCTTCGTCATCCTCATGCTGCAATTGCTCAAGCCCGGCGGACGCTGTGCGATTGTGTTGCCCGACGGGTGCATCACCGGCGACGGCTATAAGGCGCGCATCCGTGAAAAACTGCTGACCGACTGCAACCTGCACACCATCATTCGCCTGCCGCAGTCCACCTTCCATCCTGCCACTGTTTCCACCAATCTGCTGTTCTTCCAAAAAGGCACGCCGACTAAAGAAATCTGGTATTGGGAGCACCAACTGCCCGAAGGACAAAAAAGCTATTCCAAAACCAAGCCCATCCAATTTGAGGAATTCACCCCGCTGATCGACTGGTGGGACGACCGCGAAGAAAATGAAAATGCGTGGAAGGTCAGCGTTGATGATCTCAAAGCTGGTTTTGATTTGGATGTGAAAAATCCTGTTATCCCAGATGATGAAGAGATTCTGAGTAAAGGGGAAATCATAGCTGCACTTCGGAAAAGTCAGGTTAAAATAGATAGTATTCTTCAAGGTTTGGAAGCGTAA
- a CDS encoding helix-turn-helix domain-containing protein: MGTKPFSEEVKAVRSALHLSQEELAHALGVSFATVNRWENEKTKPSKLAQRQFEQFCDDKRKQGELDDE; the protein is encoded by the coding sequence ATGGGCACCAAACCATTTTCAGAAGAGGTAAAGGCCGTGCGCTCTGCACTGCATCTCAGCCAGGAAGAACTGGCTCATGCTCTCGGCGTCAGTTTTGCCACCGTCAATCGCTGGGAGAACGAGAAAACCAAACCTTCCAAGTTGGCTCAGCGACAGTTTGAGCAGTTTTGCGATGACAAAAGAAAACAGGGAGAGCTGGACGATGAATAA
- a CDS encoding restriction endonuclease subunit S, which translates to MIEAKYIPLTFVSEKDEKERLIKNTMLLRHFGSLAENEVPLSHYIEGTQYGFNAAAKDSGTNRFVRISDITNGKIDWDSVPFCKCDDPDGYLLNDHDLIIARTGGTTGKSFMVLSPPKDSIFAGYLIRIRANSNTNPAFISIFLNSYFYWGQITSLNRDEFRPSVNAKKLSALKLPKFERSVQDEIVAIASDSENSNIVPEIEEVLTSQKRQVELASEITHQEALLGKLKQAILQEAIQGKLTEQWRAENPATEPAAELLKRIQKEKDQLIADKKIRKQKPLPPITPEEIPFGIPEGWEWCRLMDMSRDIHYGFTASADVNKKETRLLRITDIQNDRVNWESVPGCACTDKERRKYLLNVGDILIARTGGTVGKSYLVDALPVQSVFASYLVRVIPSFIELAVFIKMYLGSPCYWEQLIDAARGAQPNVSGSKLKNLLFPLPPLAEQAAIVERVEALMAHCRELEQEIEHSRQHADRLLQAVLKEAFSPATQLKARAPDEEARIIREALKK; encoded by the coding sequence ATGATAGAGGCAAAGTATATCCCACTTACGTTTGTTTCGGAGAAGGATGAAAAGGAACGTTTAATTAAGAACACTATGCTCCTTCGCCACTTTGGATCACTCGCAGAAAATGAAGTTCCTCTTTCGCATTACATTGAGGGCACGCAATACGGATTCAACGCCGCCGCAAAAGACTCTGGGACAAATCGGTTCGTCCGCATTAGCGATATTACTAACGGGAAAATTGATTGGGATTCCGTGCCCTTTTGTAAGTGTGACGATCCCGATGGATACCTGCTCAATGATCACGATCTGATTATTGCCAGAACAGGTGGAACTACTGGAAAAAGCTTCATGGTTTTGTCACCGCCAAAAGATTCGATCTTTGCAGGCTATTTGATTCGAATTCGGGCAAATTCCAATACGAACCCCGCGTTCATCTCTATTTTTTTGAACAGCTATTTCTATTGGGGACAAATTACCTCTCTCAATCGTGATGAATTCCGACCCAGCGTTAATGCCAAAAAGCTTTCTGCTCTAAAGTTGCCTAAGTTTGAACGCTCTGTTCAGGATGAAATAGTTGCAATAGCATCTGATTCAGAGAATTCGAATATCGTTCCTGAAATCGAAGAAGTTTTAACTTCTCAGAAAAGGCAAGTGGAACTGGCGTCGGAAATCACGCACCAAGAGGCGCTGTTGGGAAAACTAAAGCAGGCTATTTTGCAGGAGGCGATTCAGGGAAAGCTGACGGAACAGTGGCGCGCAGAAAACCCCGCCACCGAACCCGCCGCCGAACTGCTCAAACGCATCCAAAAAGAAAAAGATCAGCTCATCGCCGACAAGAAAATCCGGAAACAAAAACCGCTCCCGCCCATCACCCCTGAAGAAATTCCTTTCGGCATTCCGGAAGGATGGGAGTGGTGTCGGTTGATGGATATGTCGAGAGATATTCATTATGGATTCACTGCTTCAGCAGATGTGAATAAAAAAGAAACCCGGTTGCTCCGTATTACAGATATTCAAAATGATCGTGTTAACTGGGAGTCAGTTCCTGGTTGTGCATGTACGGATAAAGAGCGAAGGAAATACCTTCTTAATGTGGGTGATATTCTCATCGCACGAACTGGTGGGACTGTGGGGAAGTCCTATTTGGTTGATGCTCTTCCTGTTCAATCGGTTTTTGCATCATATTTGGTTCGTGTCATTCCTTCCTTTATTGAATTAGCGGTGTTTATAAAAATGTACCTAGGAAGTCCATGCTACTGGGAGCAGCTGATTGATGCAGCTCGTGGTGCGCAGCCAAATGTTAGTGGCAGTAAGCTCAAGAACTTATTGTTCCCCCTCCCACCCCTAGCCGAACAAGCGGCGATTGTAGAGCGGGTGGAGGCGCTGATGGCGCACTGCCGCGAGCTTGAACAGGAAATCGAGCACTCCCGCCAGCACGCCGACCGCCTCCTCCAAGCCGTCCTCAAAGAAGCCTTTTCGCCCGCGACCCAACTGAAGGCCCGCGCCCCTGATGAAGAGGCTCGCATTATTCGAGAGGCTTTGAAAAAGTAA
- a CDS encoding DUF3696 domain-containing protein, with amino-acid sequence MLKQLRIQNFKGWKDTDAIRMAPISLFFGANSSGKSSIGQFLMMLKQTVESPDRKAVFHPGSKNSAVQLGSYQEMVFHRDPENKISFEYEWTLPVSTKFKDPNSGQSYEYSAIRFDAEAGLGNKDQHMLVVDKFQYELKKDTEGSLSVGMERKADSKSDYKVDATGFSLKRNKGRVWYPGAPVRFYGFPDEVVAYHQNADFVQDLNLLHEKLFRSICYLGPLRTKVERLYSWTGMEPESVGYSGENTIAAILAARNRKISMGYKKATKPFEQIIAMKLKQMSLIEEFRVNPISKQRQEYEVKVRTKGSRDWVDLPDVGFGISQVLPVLVQCFYAPANSIIIMEQPEIHLHPNAQSALADVLIDVINSRENGCDRNIQLVIETHSEHFLRRLQRRIAEDAVSQEKVSAYFANVSRTPAKLEPLQIDMFGSILNWPPNFFGDEMGDITGQAKAAMKKRMEQKSLNTELSE; translated from the coding sequence ATGTTGAAGCAGTTACGCATACAAAATTTTAAGGGTTGGAAGGATACGGATGCGATTCGCATGGCTCCGATTTCTCTATTCTTTGGCGCCAACAGTTCAGGCAAGTCGAGCATCGGTCAGTTTCTGATGATGTTGAAGCAGACGGTCGAGTCACCGGATCGCAAGGCGGTGTTTCATCCGGGCAGCAAAAACTCTGCCGTACAGCTGGGTTCTTATCAGGAAATGGTATTTCACCGTGATCCGGAAAATAAGATTAGTTTTGAGTATGAATGGACTTTGCCTGTTTCGACTAAATTCAAAGATCCGAACTCGGGCCAATCGTATGAATATAGTGCGATAAGATTCGATGCTGAAGCAGGGCTAGGCAATAAGGATCAGCATATGCTGGTGGTTGATAAATTCCAATATGAGCTCAAGAAGGATACAGAGGGAAGCTTGTCCGTGGGGATGGAACGAAAAGCGGATTCAAAATCGGATTACAAAGTGGACGCCACTGGTTTTTCGCTTAAGCGCAATAAAGGCCGTGTCTGGTATCCCGGAGCGCCGGTTCGATTTTATGGTTTTCCTGATGAGGTGGTTGCGTATCACCAGAACGCTGATTTTGTTCAGGACTTAAATCTACTGCACGAAAAGCTATTTAGATCCATTTGTTATTTAGGGCCACTACGCACAAAAGTGGAGCGCTTATATTCCTGGACGGGAATGGAACCGGAGAGTGTTGGCTATTCAGGTGAAAATACGATTGCGGCCATTCTGGCAGCCAGAAACCGAAAAATCAGTATGGGGTATAAAAAAGCCACGAAACCTTTTGAGCAAATTATTGCGATGAAGCTAAAGCAAATGAGCCTGATTGAAGAATTTCGAGTGAATCCAATTTCAAAACAGCGTCAAGAATATGAGGTGAAAGTTCGCACGAAAGGTTCCAGAGATTGGGTGGATTTGCCGGATGTAGGGTTTGGTATCTCACAAGTACTTCCTGTGTTGGTGCAATGTTTTTATGCTCCGGCAAATTCCATCATTATTATGGAACAGCCCGAAATTCATCTTCATCCTAATGCACAATCGGCGTTAGCCGATGTACTGATTGACGTGATTAACTCTAGAGAAAACGGCTGCGACCGGAATATTCAATTGGTTATTGAAACCCATTCAGAGCATTTTTTGAGACGCTTGCAGCGAAGAATTGCAGAAGATGCTGTGTCGCAAGAAAAAGTCTCGGCCTATTTTGCGAATGTCAGTAGAACACCTGCAAAATTAGAACCCTTACAGATTGATATGTTTGGCAGTATTTTGAACTGGCCGCCAAACTTTTTTGGCGATGAAATGGGTGATATTACCGGACAAGCCAAGGCGGCCATGAAAAAACGGATGGAGCAGAAATCTCTAAATACGGAGCTTTCTGAATGA
- the hsdR gene encoding EcoAI/FtnUII family type I restriction enzme subunit R: MNKKQLSERDICTKFITPALKEAGWNIQTQIREEVSFTDGRIYVRGKLYTRGAKKRADYILYYKPNIPIAVIEAKDNKHSVNAGMQQALGYAETLDIPFVFSSNGDAFLFHDRTVKDGDIETELPLNTFPSPEQLWLKYKAFKDIADEVDPIVAQDYFADGSGRSPRYYQQIAVNRTVETIAKNEGDNRHLLVMATGTGKTYAAFQIIYRLWKSGLKKRILFLADRTALIDQTIRGDFRHFKEAATVIKNKKIDTAYNIYLALYQGLSDNNNNDAYKQFSPDFFDLIIVDECHRGSAREDSKWREILDYFAGATHVGLTATPKETKDVSSSEYFGDPLYTYSLKQGIDDGFLAPYKVIKVTLDVDAEGWRPPKGFKDKDGNPVEDRIYNRSDFDKNIVIDERRTLVAEKITEFLKGSGRFSKTIVFCVDIEHAEGMRTALANANADEVARSSKYVMQITGDNEEGKRHLDSFISPSEPYPVIATTSKLMSTGVDAQTCKLIVLDSNIGSMTEFKQIIGRGTRINEDYGKNYFTIMDFRNVTALFADKEFDGDPVRVKDAVQDDDISGTEDEADDALLIDDLTGETVEFPDPETPDVSFVAEETEEYRTRRKVNVNGVEVVILKERVQYMGHDGKIITESLRDYTRANIRSACATLDAFLSKWKQADKKRAIVDELEEHGILFAALQEEIGSDFDPFDLICHIAYEQKPLTRRERAEQVRKRDYFTRYGDLARNVIDALLEKYADDGLADLENPAIITLDPIKQLGTAPEIIRAFGGKAAYDEAIHDLTEELYAV, translated from the coding sequence ATGAATAAGAAGCAACTCTCCGAACGCGACATCTGCACAAAATTTATTACCCCGGCCCTGAAGGAGGCCGGCTGGAATATTCAAACCCAGATTCGCGAAGAGGTCAGCTTCACTGACGGCCGAATTTATGTGCGGGGCAAACTCTACACTCGTGGAGCAAAGAAACGGGCAGACTACATTCTCTATTACAAACCGAACATTCCTATTGCTGTCATTGAAGCCAAAGACAACAAACATTCGGTGAATGCAGGCATGCAGCAGGCTCTCGGCTATGCAGAAACACTGGATATTCCATTTGTTTTCAGCAGCAATGGAGACGCATTCCTATTTCACGATCGAACTGTAAAAGACGGAGACATTGAAACAGAGCTTCCTTTGAACACCTTCCCATCACCGGAACAGCTTTGGCTGAAGTATAAAGCTTTCAAGGATATTGCTGACGAAGTTGACCCGATCGTAGCTCAAGACTATTTTGCAGACGGCTCCGGTCGTTCTCCGCGTTATTACCAGCAAATTGCTGTTAACCGCACCGTAGAGACCATTGCCAAAAATGAAGGAGACAACCGTCATCTGCTGGTGATGGCAACTGGGACCGGGAAAACCTATGCCGCATTTCAGATCATTTACCGCCTCTGGAAAAGCGGTCTTAAAAAGCGGATTCTATTTCTGGCCGACCGGACGGCACTAATTGATCAGACCATTCGCGGCGATTTTCGCCATTTCAAAGAAGCGGCTACGGTCATTAAAAACAAGAAGATTGATACGGCTTACAATATCTACCTCGCCCTGTATCAGGGGCTCTCTGACAATAACAATAACGATGCCTACAAGCAGTTTAGTCCGGACTTTTTCGACCTGATTATCGTAGACGAGTGCCACCGGGGAAGTGCCCGAGAAGACAGCAAGTGGCGGGAAATCCTGGATTATTTTGCGGGAGCCACTCATGTCGGCCTGACGGCAACGCCAAAAGAAACAAAGGATGTTTCCAGTAGCGAATACTTTGGAGATCCGCTTTACACCTACTCCCTAAAACAGGGCATAGACGACGGGTTCCTCGCCCCCTACAAAGTCATTAAGGTGACGCTGGATGTGGATGCCGAGGGCTGGAGACCACCGAAGGGATTTAAGGACAAAGACGGCAATCCGGTGGAGGATCGAATTTATAACCGTTCCGACTTTGATAAGAACATCGTCATCGATGAACGTCGAACGCTGGTTGCCGAAAAAATTACCGAATTTCTAAAGGGCAGTGGGCGTTTCTCCAAAACTATTGTCTTCTGCGTGGACATTGAGCACGCCGAAGGAATGAGAACCGCTCTTGCGAATGCTAATGCCGATGAAGTCGCACGTAGCAGTAAATATGTAATGCAGATTACCGGCGATAACGAAGAGGGAAAGCGTCACCTCGACTCCTTCATCAGCCCAAGTGAACCTTATCCGGTCATTGCGACGACCTCGAAACTGATGTCTACCGGTGTGGATGCCCAGACCTGTAAGCTGATCGTCCTCGACTCCAATATCGGATCAATGACGGAGTTTAAGCAGATCATTGGGCGCGGAACTCGTATTAACGAAGACTACGGCAAAAATTACTTCACCATTATGGATTTTCGCAATGTCACTGCGCTTTTCGCAGACAAGGAATTTGATGGCGATCCCGTTCGTGTGAAAGACGCCGTCCAGGATGATGACATCTCCGGAACCGAGGACGAAGCGGATGATGCTCTGCTCATTGATGATCTGACGGGCGAAACCGTCGAGTTCCCTGATCCCGAAACACCAGATGTTTCGTTTGTGGCAGAAGAAACGGAAGAATACCGGACGCGCCGGAAAGTGAATGTAAACGGCGTGGAAGTGGTGATCCTTAAAGAGCGCGTTCAGTACATGGGCCACGACGGGAAAATTATCACCGAAAGTCTGCGTGACTACACCCGTGCGAATATCCGCTCGGCCTGTGCCACGCTGGATGCTTTTCTCAGTAAATGGAAGCAAGCCGATAAAAAACGGGCCATTGTGGATGAGCTTGAAGAGCACGGCATTCTATTTGCGGCGTTACAGGAAGAAATCGGTTCCGACTTTGATCCGTTCGATTTGATCTGCCATATCGCCTATGAGCAAAAACCACTCACTCGTCGCGAGCGGGCCGAGCAGGTCAGAAAACGTGACTATTTCACCCGCTACGGCGACCTCGCCCGTAACGTGATTGATGCACTGCTCGAAAAATATGCCGACGACGGCCTCGCCGATCTGGAAAACCCCGCCATCATCACGCTCGACCCGATCAAACAACTGGGCACCGCTCCGGAGATCATCCGGGCCTTTGGCGGCAAAGCCGCCTACGACGAAGCGATCCATGATTTAACCGAAGAACTTTACGCAGTTTAA